In a genomic window of Wyeomyia smithii strain HCP4-BCI-WySm-NY-G18 chromosome 1, ASM2978416v1, whole genome shotgun sequence:
- the LOC129725411 gene encoding zinc finger protein 83-like, protein MNLKKICRMCLSEKTRVKSIFKNYKRERLLVIITEVVQLEVNENDGLPVNICKPCASTLIRIQNNIQEFRDNERKLREKMDKLRSRLKPVEEEKEGTILIKQDPLNDSSECNTITENLGVYIKLDFPESINSTLTDNSNSEQLQFDRFIDMTSDDFISVEHEPGIGSNFSTGQSNALTDDAQSNLQCGEESRPMQNLPKVSLTVRDRAREPKIKRKRRRRFDDDDESRPKVNDHKCYICRSESMGSAKALLEHLTVHLDRTPYTCTECQMDTIVLKSVRSLNVHLKMHAQPMKCEYCDRRYCDERARDYHVKTYHLGESAPCPSTCEQCGKVCKSISALKSHMRDHRLSLKCEYCEKIFHRRNKLKEHVTRVHEKAEKYECNLCHRVVHSLESYNSHLKMHMSEKTYECDLCPMKFYTAGNLGLHKRIHSGNANYKPHKDWSGHYTVHQEPNQDKIYTCKLCGKSYTKTVMKINNHLKNHFKEIKCDRCDLKFVNESQLKTHYVVHTGIRQYKCEFCGKDFLHKNNLTQHLKLHRNEQNFACEFCGKLFTYKEGMKAHIRNHHLRESPYECVICRKKFVDNASLVRHTIAEHEEPPKQVDLGPPPLMGLAPPSGQSSKFDCTMVASQSETFLLG, encoded by the exons ATGAACCTTAAAAAGATCTGCCGGATGTGTTTGTCGGAAAAGACGCGCGTGaagtctatttttaaaaattacaaaagagAGCGCCTCCTCGTTATCATCACTGAAGTCGTTCAGCTTGAAGTAAACGAAAATGATGGTCTTCCGGTGAATATTTGCAAACCTTGTGCCAGCACATTGATCCGAATTCAAAATAACATTCAAGAGTTTCGTGACAATGAGCGTAAACTTCGCGAAAAGATGGACAAACTTCGAAGCAGATTAAAACCtgttgaagaagaaaaagaggGAACGATATTGATCAAACAGGATCCACTAAACGACAGTTCCGAGTGCAATACGATAACAGA GAACTTGGGAGTATACATAAAGCTGGATTTTCCAGAGTCTATTAATTCAACACTTACAGACAATAGTAACAGTGAACAATTACAATTCGATCGGTTTATTGACATGACATCAGATGATTTTATATCAGTCGAGCATGAACCAGGAATCGGAAGCAATTTTAGTACAGGACAGTCCAACGCATTGACGGACGATGCGCAAAGTAACTTACAGTGTGGAGAAGAAAGCCGACCAATGCAAAATCTGCCAAAAGTATCATTGACTGTGCGCGACAGAGCCCGCGAACCAAAGATAAAACGTAAGCGGCGACGACGatttgatgatgatgacgagtCACGCCCCAAGGTAAACGATCATAAGTGCTACATCTGTCGCAGTGAATCTATGGGGTCGGCTAAAGCTCTGTTGGAACACTTAACTGTCCATCTAGATCGAACACCGTACACTTGCACTGAATGTCAGATGGATACGATCGTGCTGAAAAGTGTTCGATCGTTGAATGTTCATTTGAAAATGCACGCCCAACCGATGAAGTGCGAATACTGTGATCGTCGATATTGTGACGAGCGAGCACGTGACTACCACGTCAAAACCTACCACCTGGGGGAAAGTGCCCCTTGTCCGTCCACGTGCGAACAGTGTGGAAAAGTATGTAAATCAATATCGGCGTTGAAAAGTCATATGCGTGACCATCGGCTCAGTCTAAAATGCGAATACTGCGAAAAAATTTTCCACCGGCGCAACAAATTGAAAGAACATGTTACACGAGTGCatgaaaaggccgaaaaatacGAGTGCAATCTATGCCACCGTGTTGTGCATTCATTGGAAAGTTACAACTCACATCTCAAAATGCATATGAGTGAAAAAACATACGAATGCGATCTGTGTCCGATGAAGTTTTACACGGCAGGCAATCTAGGTCTTCACAAAAGAATTCATTCCGGTAATGCCAATTACAAGCCGCACAAAGATTGGAGCGGTCATTACACTGTTCATCAAGAGCCGAACCAAGACAAGATTTATACTTGTAAACTATGCGGTAAATCCTACACCAAAACGGTTATGAAGATAAACAATCatctaaaaaatcattttaaagaAATTAAGTGTGATCGTTGCGACCTGAAGTTCGTCAACGAGTCTCAGCTCAAAACTCACTACGTTGTGCACACTGGTATTCGACAATATAAATGTGAATTCTGTGGCAAAGACTTTCTGCACAAAAACAATCTTACGCAACATTTGAAGCTTCATCGTAATGAACAAAATTTTGCGTGCGAATTTTGCGGTAAACTATTCACGTACAAAGAAGGCATGAAGGCCCACATTCGAAACCATCATTTGCGTGAAAGTCCTTACGAATGC
- the LOC129725402 gene encoding RUN domain-containing protein 1: MSIEVEISESDGLQLNIFDEYGEKSETVIHTDALIAGNEQLLRTTASDDDFDFDSAFSSESNNILTDENIEPGAHYGGPETASGGTETNRLQSLEDEHETLSSSLMALTSHFAQVQLRLRQIVDAPQEERDYLLKNLEEFAFLGIPELQQKTVKKNIPEMVANLDNSPESVESLREKQHALIEQLKNQLIDLERYAYESGTGILPHTILLEKQKVIIDEIKNKIHLNLNELDLPQLTTEDLRNQVDSALDEQLVNPLKMKEQLVSQLKTQIQDLERFISFLQTNEKEEIKKRFLQQQELAKAEAAERAENRERAKSRSLPANQGQTKPEKSTEDTNHASSRRDSFNSKAFGLLDKASTILQMFAISQLHCKSERNQEQFQRNILKRSKENCWGNIRAKLEIDVQEVVSLAMETQDDVQQLETASECGDLQVTNTHKNFELTMFVRKHLAKTIQALMQHGLRGISESNGSIVPFFAGCFNGGNYQQPTQSRTHDEYFYRENIKKRCTAGNSKSATTASRRHSEFTDGDDVTEQSHFPQLEEEENEETIYYSGDDAEMHAWELLLLYYHIKNGDRYNSTPARKLSESFNLDLVEGRPQSNKQSLLSTIGTIVSLHSPYKRSYNSQFKAFICAALNAQKLTQWLHLVYQCKELINSYYSSWSYVANTGFRDAMKTLDRLTQYRFDLPVDLSIRQFKNIKDVFM; encoded by the exons ATGTCGATCGAAGTTGAAATCAGCGAAAGTGATGGGTTACAATTAAATATCTTCGATGAATATGGCGAAAAGTCTGAAACGGTTATTCATACCGATGCTTTGATTGCGGGAAACGAACAGCTGTTGCGAACTACAGCATCGGATGATGATTTCGATTTTGATTCGGCATTTAGTTCTGAGTCAAACAACATCCTAACAGATGAGAACATTGAACCTGGTGCGCACTATGGCGGACCGGAAACAGCCAGTGGCGGAACGGAAACAAATAGGCTGCAATCTCTTGAAGATGAACACGAAACTCTGTCGTCCAGCCTGATGGCCCTTACTTCCCATTTTGCACAGGTTCAACTGAGGCTTCGTCAGATAGTCGATGCCCCACAGGAAGAAAGAGACTACTTGCTGAAAAATTTGGAAGAGTTTGCATTTTTAGGCATACCAGAGCTGCAACAGAAGACGGTAAAAAAGAACATTCCTGAGATGGTGGCTAATTTGGACAACAGTCCTGAATCCGTTGAGAGCTTACGCGAAAAACAGCACGCTCTTATAGAACAACTCAAAAACCAACTGATTGACTTAGAACGATATGCCTACGAATCCGGAACTGGGATTCTCCCGCATACGATTCTGCTGGAAAAACAAAAGGTTATTAttgatgagatcaaaaacaaaatccacTTGAATCTAAATGAGCTAGATTTACCCCAATTAACAACAGAAGATTTAAGAAATCAGGTTGACTCAGCATTAGATGAGCAACTGGTAAACCCGTTAAAAATGAAAGAACAATTAGTTTCACAGCTTAAAACTCAGATACAGGACTTGGAAAGATTCATCAGCTTCCTCCAAACGAACGAaaaagaagaaataaaaaagagatTTCTTCAGCAACAGGAACTAGCAAAAGCGGAAGCTGCTGAACGTGCCGAAAATCGAGAAAGAGCTAAGTCACGCTCACTTCCCGCCAATCAGGGACAAacaaaaccggaaaaatctacGGAAGATACTAATCATGCATCAAGTCGAAGAGATTCGTTCAATAGCAAAGCATTTGGGCTTTTGGACAAAGCTAGCACGATTTTACAAATGTTCGCCATTTCACAATTACATTGTAAAAGTGAGCGGAATCAAGAACAGTTCCAGCGTAATATATTGAAGCGATCCAAGGAAAACTGCTGGGGTAATATAAGGGCCAAGTTAGAGATTGATGTGCAAGAAGTAGTGTCCCTGGCGATGGAAACACAGGACGATGTGCAACAATTAGAAACAGCCAGCGAGTGTGGTGACCTGCAAGTAACCAATACACACAAAAACTTTGAATTGACGATGTTTGTGCGCAAACATTTGGCCAAAACAATTCAAGCTTTAATGCAACATGGCCTACGAGGGATTTCGGAGAGCAATGGTAGTATAGTTCCATTCTTCGCTGGTTGTTTCAATGGGGGAAACTACCAACAGCCGACGCAATCTCGAACACATGATGAATATTTTTAtagagaaaacataaaaaaacgtTGCACGGCAGGTAATTCTAAATCGGCTACGACTGCTTCTAGGCGTCATTCGGAGTTTACTGACGGTGATGACGTGACAGAACAGAGTCACTTTCCGCAgttagaagaagaagaaaatgaagaaACAATCTACTACAGCGGGGATGACGCAGAAATGCATGCATGGGAACTACTGTTGTTGTACTATCACATTAAAAATGGTGATCGGTATAACTCGACTCCAGCTAGAAAATTATCAGAGAGCTTTAACCTGGATTTGGTCGAAGGAAGGCCGCAGTCGAATAAACAG AGTTTGTTAAGTACCATCGGTACGATAGTTTCCTTGCATAGTCCTTATAAGAGGAGCTATAATTCACAGTTCAAAGCATTCATCTGCGCTGCATTGAA TGCCCAGAAGCTGACGCAGTGGTTGCACCTCGTTTACCAGTGCAAAGAGTTGATCAATTCATACTACAGCAGTTGGAGTTATGTAGCTAATACGGGCTTCCGCGATGCTATGAAAACGCTGGACCGTTTGACGCAGTACCGATTTGATTTGCCGGTAGATTTATCCATTCGTcagtttaaaaatatcaaagatgTATTTATGTAG